Proteins found in one Pongo pygmaeus isolate AG05252 chromosome 8, NHGRI_mPonPyg2-v2.0_pri, whole genome shotgun sequence genomic segment:
- the LOC129044932 gene encoding putative PIP5K1A and PSMD4-like protein has product MASASSGPLSSVGFSSFDPAVPSCTSSSASGIKRPMASEVPYASGMPIKKIGHRSVDSSGETTSSALKGAIQLGITHTVGSLSTRPESDVLMQDFHMVESIFFPSEGSNLTPAHHYNDFRFKTYAPVAFRYFWELFGIRPDDYLYSLCSEPLIELCSSGASGSLFYASGDDEFIIKTVRHKEAEFLQKLLPGYYMNLNQNPRTLLPKFYGLYCVQAGGKNIRIVVMNNLLPRSVKMHIKYDLKGSTYKRRASQKEREKPLPTFKDLDFLQDIPDGLFLDADVHNALCKTLQRDCLVLQSFKIMGYSLLMSIHNIDHAQREPLSSETQYSVDTRRPAPQKALYSTAMESIQGEARRGGTMETDDHMGGIPARNSKGERLLLYIGIIDILQSYRFVKKLEHSWKALVHDGDTVSVHHPGFYAERFQRFICNTVFKKIPLKPSPSKRFRSASSFSQQAGSSGNSCITYQPLVSGEHKAQVTTKAEVEPGVYLGRPDVLPQTPPLEEISEGSPIPDPSFSPLVGETLQMLTTSVDNSEYTWNGDFLPIRLQAQQDAVNTVCHSKTRSNPENNVGLITLDNDCEVLTTLTPDTGRIPSKLHTVQPKGKITFCTGIRVAHLALKHRQGNNHKIRIIAFVGNPVEDNEKDLVKLAKCLKKEKVNVDIINFGEEEVNTEKLTAFVNTLNGKDGTGSHLVTVPPGPSLADALISFPILAGEGGAMMGLGASDFEFGVDPSADPELALVLRVFMEEQRQRQEEEPRQAAAASAAEAGIATTGTEDSDDALLRMTISQQEFGRTGLPDLSSMTEEEKIAYAMQRSPQGAEFGQAESADIDASSAMDTSEPAKEEDDYDVMQDPEFLQSVLENLPGVDPNNESIRNAMGSPASQATKDGKKDKKEEDKK; this is encoded by the coding sequence ATGGCGTCGGCCTCCTCCGGGCCGTTGTCTTCGGTCGGTTTTTCATCCTTTGATCCCGCGGTCCCTTCCTGTACCTCGTCCTCAGCATCTGGAATCAAGAGACCCATGGCATCTGAGGTGCCTTATGCCTCTGGCATGCCCATCAAGAAAATAGGCCATAGAAGTGTTGATTCCTCAGGAGAGACAACCTCATCAGCCTTGAAAGGTGCCATCCAGTTAGGCATTACCCACACTGTGGGGAGCCTGAGTACCAGACCAGAGAGTGATGTCCTCATGCAAGATTTCCACATGGTGGAGAGTATCTTCTTTCCCAGTGAAGGGAGCAACCTGACCCCTGCTCATCACTACAATGACTTTCGTTTCAAGACCTATGCACCTGTTGCCTTCCGCTACTTCTGGGAGCTATTTGGTATCCGGCCCGATGATTACTTGTATTCCCTCTGCAGTGAGCCGCTGATTGAACTCTGTAGCTCTGGAGCTAGCGGTTCCCTGTTCTATGCGTCCGGCGACGATGAGTTCATTATTAAGACAGTCCGACATAAAGAGGCAGAGTTTCTGCAGAAGCTGCTTCCAGGATACTACATGAACCTCAACCAAAACCCTCGGACTTTGCTGCCTAAATTCTATGGACTGTACTGTGTGCAGGCAGGTGGCAAGAACATTCGGATTGTGGTGATGAACAATCTTTTACCAAGGTCGGTAAAAATGCATATCAAATATGACCTCAAAGGCTCAACCTACAAACGGCGGGCTTCCCAGAAAGAGCGAGAGAAGCCTCTTCCCACATTTAAAGACCTAGACTTCTTACAAGACATCCCTGATGGTCTTTTTTTGGATGCTGACGTGCACAACGCTCTCTGTAAGACCCTGCAGCGTGACTGTTTGGTGCTGCAGAGCTTCAAGATAATGGGTTATAGCCTCTTGATGTCAATCCATAATATAGATCATGCACAACGAGAGCCCTTAAGCAGCGAAACACAATACTCAGTTGATACTCGAAGACCGGCCCCCCAAAAGGCTCTGTATTCCACAGCCATGGAATCCATCCAGGGAGAGGCTCGAAGGGGTGGCACCATGGAGACCGATGACCATATGGGTGGCATCCCTGCCCGGAATAGTAAAGGGGAAAGGCTTCTGCTTTATATTGGCATCATTGACATTCTACAGTCTTACAGGTTTGTTAAGAAGTTGGAGCACTCTTGGAAAGCCCTGGTACATGATGGAGATACTGTCTCAGTGCATCACCCAGGCTTCTACGCTGAACGGTTCCAGCGCTTCATCTGCAACACAGTATTTAAGAAGATTCCCTTGAAGCCTTCTCCTTCCAAAAGATTTCGGTCTGCCTCATCTTTCTCTCAGCAAGCAGGCTCCAGTGGCAACTCCTGCATTACTTACCAGCCATTGGTCTCTGGGGAACACAAGGCACAAGTGACAACAAAGGCGGAAGTGGAGCCAGGCGTTTACCTTGGTCGTCCTGATGTTTTACCTCAGACTCCACCTTTGGAGGAAATCAGTGAGGGCTCACCTATTCCTGATCCCAGTTTCTCACCTCTAGTTGGAGAGACTTTGCAAATGCTAACTACAAGTGTGGACAACAGTGAGTATACGTGGAATGGAGACTTCTTACCCATCCGGCTGCAGGCCCAGCAGGATGCTGTCAACACAGTTTGTCATTCAAAGACCCGCAGCAACCCTGAGAACAACGTGGGCCTTATCACGCTGGATAATGACTGTGAAGTGCTGACCACACTCACCCCAGACACTGGCCGTATCCCGTCCAAGCTACATACTGTCCAACCCAAGGGCAAGATCACCTTCTGCACGGGCATCCGCGTGGCCCATCTGGCTCTGAAGCACCGACAAGGCAACAATCACAAGATCCGCATCATTGCCTTTGTGGGAAACCCGGTGGAGGACAATGAGAAAGATCTGGTGAAACTGGCTAAATGCCTCAAGAAGGAGAAAGTAAATGTTGACATTATCAATTTTGGGGAAGAGGAGGTGAACACAGAAAAACTGACAGCCTTTGTAAACACGTTGAATGGCAAAGATGGAACCGGTTCTCATCTGGTCACAGTGCCTCCTGGGCCCAGTTTGGCTGATGCTCTCATCAGTTTTCCGATTTTGGCTGGTGAAGGTGGTGCCATGATGGGTCTTGGTGCCAGTGACTTTGAATTTGGAGTAGATCCCAGTGCTGATCCTGAGCTGGCCTTGGTCCTTCGTGTATTTATGGAAGAGCAGCGGCAGCGGCAGGAGGAGGAGCCCAGGCAGGCAGCTGCAGCTTCTGCTGCTGAGGCCGGGATTGCTACGACTGGGACTGAAGACTCAGACGATGCCCTGCTGAGGATGACCATCAGCCAGCAAGAGTTTGGCCGCACTGGGCTTCCTGACCTAAGCAGTATGACTGAGGAAGAGAAGATTGCTTATGCCATGCAGAGGTCCCCACAGGGAGCAGAGTTTGGCCAGGCAGAATCAGCAGACATTGATGCCAGCTCAGCCATGGACACATCTGAGCCAGCCAAGGAGGAGGATGATTACGACGTGATGCAGGACCCTGAGTTCCTTCAGAGTGTCCTAGAGAACCTCCCAGGTGTGGATCCCAACAATGAATCCATTCGAAATGCTATGGGCTCCCCGGCCTCCCAGGCCACCAAGGATGGCAAGAAGGACAAGAAGGAGGAAGACAAGAAGTGA